A single region of the Insulibacter thermoxylanivorax genome encodes:
- a CDS encoding serine hydrolase domain-containing protein, which translates to MGKFEHVDALLKRFTETGGPAGVACAVAQNGKILYEGYHGLADLEQQKPITPETVFRLYSMTKVIVCTAGMMLYERGYFNLHDPLHEYIPEFKDALVYKQKENGEYIAVPALRAPRIQDAFTMSIGYPYPEWSDTPTGHDLTKLHRELASDPSKFTLQNVVRTAAKVPMLFEPGEHWQYGLGHDIVAALIEVVSGRTIGEFLQEEIFDPLGMKDTGYRFRGDIAKRMATVYEISPEGRKPATTIPFDAYHAPDSKYEGGGAGLYSTVRDYLTFSQMLANGGVHNGEKIIGRKTIDLMRTNYLNETQLAEYSGVPYHAGYGYGLGVRTLIDPVKANANSSLGEFGWSGMAGTWTSIDPSEGLSIVYMHQTFPHMEEYYHLRLRAAVYGCL; encoded by the coding sequence ATGGGCAAGTTTGAACATGTCGATGCACTGCTTAAGCGCTTCACCGAAACCGGCGGACCGGCAGGAGTGGCGTGTGCCGTTGCACAGAACGGCAAGATTCTCTACGAAGGCTACCATGGCCTGGCCGATCTGGAACAGCAGAAACCGATCACGCCGGAGACCGTGTTCCGCCTCTACTCGATGACGAAGGTGATCGTCTGTACCGCTGGTATGATGCTGTACGAACGAGGTTACTTTAACCTGCACGATCCTTTGCATGAATATATTCCGGAGTTCAAAGATGCACTGGTATACAAACAAAAAGAAAATGGTGAATACATAGCGGTCCCGGCACTGAGAGCACCGCGGATTCAAGATGCCTTTACGATGTCCATCGGCTATCCGTATCCTGAATGGAGCGATACACCGACAGGACATGATCTGACAAAGCTGCACCGAGAATTGGCAAGCGATCCTTCCAAGTTCACTTTGCAGAATGTGGTCCGAACCGCCGCGAAGGTACCGATGCTCTTCGAACCGGGAGAGCACTGGCAATATGGATTAGGCCATGACATCGTCGCTGCGCTGATCGAGGTCGTCTCCGGCCGCACGATTGGAGAATTCCTGCAAGAGGAGATCTTCGATCCCCTCGGCATGAAGGATACCGGATATCGCTTCCGCGGCGATATCGCTAAGCGCATGGCGACGGTCTACGAGATCAGCCCTGAAGGGCGCAAGCCGGCAACGACGATTCCTTTCGATGCTTACCATGCCCCCGATTCCAAATATGAAGGCGGCGGGGCCGGTTTGTATTCGACCGTCAGGGATTATCTGACCTTCTCTCAGATGCTGGCTAACGGCGGCGTGCACAACGGCGAGAAGATCATCGGCCGCAAGACCATTGACCTTATGCGGACGAACTATCTCAATGAGACCCAGTTAGCAGAATACAGCGGTGTTCCGTATCATGCGGGCTATGGCTATGGACTGGGCGTGCGCACGCTGATCGATCCGGTGAAGGCCAATGCGAACAGCTCGCTTGGGGAGTTCGGCTGGAGCGGCATGGCCGGCACATGGACATCGATCGATCCAAGCGAAGGCCTGTCGATCGTCTATATGCATCAGACCTTCCCGCATATGGAAGAATACTACCACCTGCGGCTGCGCGCTGCGGTATACGGATGCCTGTAA
- a CDS encoding metal-sensitive transcriptional regulator produces the protein MKYDDDVKRRLKRIEGQVRGVLNMMEDEKPCKDVVSQLTAIRNATDKAIAYIVAKNLGQCIVEQQASGEASDRLIQEAVELLIKSR, from the coding sequence ATGAAATATGACGATGATGTGAAGAGAAGGTTGAAACGGATCGAAGGGCAGGTCCGCGGCGTGTTGAATATGATGGAGGATGAGAAGCCGTGCAAAGACGTAGTCAGCCAACTTACGGCTATACGCAACGCAACGGATAAAGCCATCGCCTATATCGTCGCGAAGAACCTGGGCCAGTGCATCGTTGAGCAGCAGGCATCTGGAGAGGCATCCGATCGCTTGATTCAGGAAGCCGTTGAACTGCTGATCAAGAGCCGTTAG
- a CDS encoding rhodanese-like domain-containing protein, whose amino-acid sequence MIRLYAGISLLFLFFIVRYLRARPVKELVFVSMEELCHIKEQEPVQILDVRDPVDYEQKHLKDAINIYIGRLPFVSLKELEEGRKLFIVASSPYAIHRAAKILKKAGYSQLYGFVWRQQMKEGLGDRSQECCAC is encoded by the coding sequence ATGATAAGGTTATATGCGGGCATCAGCTTGTTGTTCTTGTTCTTCATCGTTCGCTATCTCCGTGCACGACCTGTCAAGGAATTGGTGTTCGTCAGCATGGAGGAGTTATGTCATATAAAGGAACAGGAACCCGTGCAGATTCTCGATGTCCGGGATCCTGTGGACTATGAACAGAAGCATCTAAAGGACGCGATCAACATCTATATCGGCCGGCTTCCCTTCGTCAGTCTCAAGGAACTTGAGGAAGGGCGGAAGCTTTTCATCGTCGCTTCATCTCCATATGCGATTCATAGAGCTGCTAAAATCTTGAAGAAAGCTGGTTATTCCCAGCTGTATGGTTTCGTATGGCGGCAGCAGATGAAGGAGGGCCTGGGCGATCGCAGTCAGGAATGCTGTGCTTGTTAG
- a CDS encoding stalk domain-containing protein: MNSMRCRLKKAGTGLLAFVLALTILLPASTAEVKAASSNPAKIGNFQPIPKLEIDYYSLLHVLALHDQQVMAVTYDGDIWIYDGRSNSWTKSGQSPIQLPAAAALLKDGRVLLIGGEEESGSGYNAAVIYDPKTGNSQLVSKLPGYILNRPTAQAVTMEDGNVLLMGSYTLYGQLQHIAYTYDPEADEWQELDKMVYTANELVQNADGLILNYGGGLRDYFAHGHLYDPASGELKTISSQPYLLRFSAAAPLADGSFLLAGGSQSAGGTILPSVTSLVFLPERNEWRRIAPMREARAYADAVLLPDGRVLAAGGIGVQGRLKTTEIYHPAADRWDAGPMLHYAYEQIHMVQMSNGDLAVIGSVWDGERQFIAGEILRLDPRLAANPVHYDLNALPAELRGTLVMRRTLFEHDGWIYQSQYMYEEDVNSEFGGGTDAASYTRMYMTRRHQTTGVTEIVIDGRHRFLRTDGDVMYYIQDSYLKKMKLGERYGELLRFPRTFRVEDPRDPRRYVLNSYDQRAERPINLGAQYFDGEYIYTWWPSAIDYNEAGYPVRIHYTGGPPEVLSDVRGTEYRGDMQIVDGWILYLANSSEDQGWNWNSTSVIHAVRLDGSEERDLAVIRGDFQVIDNRIYYRNAEDLTSGIIPTGKLYAMNADGSNKVMLSAESSGELHVVGDDLIFETFDTGTIIRMSKDGTKKQVLLQGTEHKQYHLYEVTPSYIVYNVYTGEYLDQFQGTYKMYLSTMRTEKIDHLNYESPIRVYLNGRQLAFPQDPVTRNQRVLVPMRVIFEALGAKVNWDPASGDITAVRGTDSILIRGETVYLNGERMMLDQPPIFLNQTTLVPIRFISQALGAEVTWVGREKSVYIILEP; the protein is encoded by the coding sequence ATGAACAGCATGAGATGCAGACTCAAAAAAGCGGGTACAGGTTTGCTGGCGTTCGTGCTGGCTCTCACCATCCTGCTTCCCGCATCGACCGCAGAGGTGAAAGCGGCGTCGTCCAATCCTGCTAAGATTGGAAATTTTCAGCCCATTCCTAAGTTGGAAATCGATTATTATTCCTTGCTTCATGTCTTAGCTTTGCATGATCAACAAGTCATGGCTGTGACCTATGATGGAGACATCTGGATCTATGACGGCCGCAGCAACAGCTGGACGAAGTCGGGACAATCGCCGATTCAGCTGCCCGCTGCTGCAGCTTTGCTGAAGGACGGCCGAGTGCTGTTGATCGGCGGAGAGGAGGAAAGCGGCAGCGGATACAACGCTGCTGTGATCTACGATCCGAAGACGGGGAATTCACAGCTTGTATCGAAGCTTCCCGGTTACATCTTGAACCGTCCGACGGCCCAAGCGGTGACGATGGAGGACGGGAACGTTTTGCTGATGGGAAGCTATACCCTCTATGGTCAGCTTCAGCATATCGCCTATACATATGATCCGGAAGCGGATGAGTGGCAGGAACTCGATAAGATGGTCTACACGGCCAATGAATTGGTGCAAAATGCTGACGGTCTCATACTTAACTACGGCGGCGGATTGCGGGATTATTTTGCCCATGGGCATCTATACGACCCAGCGAGCGGTGAGCTGAAGACGATCTCCAGCCAGCCCTATCTGCTTCGTTTCTCCGCAGCAGCTCCGCTGGCTGACGGGTCTTTCCTGTTGGCAGGAGGATCGCAATCTGCGGGAGGTACGATCCTGCCCTCGGTGACCTCTTTGGTTTTCCTGCCGGAGCGCAATGAATGGCGCCGCATCGCTCCCATGCGGGAAGCTCGCGCCTATGCGGATGCCGTGCTTCTTCCGGACGGCCGAGTGCTGGCAGCAGGCGGGATTGGTGTGCAAGGCAGACTCAAGACAACGGAGATCTATCATCCTGCCGCTGACCGCTGGGATGCAGGACCTATGCTTCATTATGCTTACGAACAGATCCACATGGTGCAGATGAGCAATGGCGATCTGGCGGTGATTGGAAGCGTGTGGGACGGGGAACGCCAGTTCATCGCCGGCGAGATCCTGCGGCTCGATCCCCGTTTGGCCGCAAATCCAGTGCATTATGATCTGAATGCTCTGCCCGCCGAGCTCCGCGGTACTTTGGTGATGCGCAGGACCTTGTTCGAACACGACGGCTGGATCTATCAATCCCAATATATGTATGAAGAAGATGTGAACAGTGAGTTTGGCGGCGGAACTGATGCTGCATCCTATACACGGATGTATATGACTCGGCGTCATCAGACAACCGGCGTGACGGAGATTGTGATTGACGGCAGGCATCGCTTCCTGCGGACTGACGGCGACGTGATGTATTACATCCAAGACAGCTATTTGAAGAAGATGAAGCTCGGTGAGCGATACGGCGAACTGCTTCGCTTCCCGCGAACCTTCCGCGTGGAAGATCCACGGGATCCAAGACGTTATGTGCTGAACAGTTATGATCAGCGGGCTGAGCGTCCGATTAATCTCGGAGCGCAATATTTTGATGGGGAATATATCTATACCTGGTGGCCGAGCGCCATTGATTACAATGAAGCCGGCTATCCGGTTCGCATTCATTATACGGGCGGTCCGCCGGAAGTGCTGAGCGATGTCAGAGGCACGGAGTACCGCGGCGATATGCAGATCGTCGACGGCTGGATCCTCTACTTAGCGAACTCGTCCGAAGATCAAGGGTGGAATTGGAACAGCACCTCCGTCATCCATGCCGTTCGCTTGGACGGCAGTGAAGAACGGGATCTGGCGGTGATCCGCGGAGATTTTCAAGTCATCGATAACCGCATCTATTATCGCAATGCAGAGGATCTGACCAGCGGGATCATTCCGACGGGCAAGCTGTATGCCATGAATGCGGACGGTTCCAACAAGGTGATGCTGAGCGCGGAAAGCTCGGGAGAATTGCACGTGGTCGGAGATGATCTGATCTTCGAAACCTTCGATACCGGGACAATCATTCGCATGAGCAAGGATGGAACGAAGAAGCAGGTCCTGCTGCAGGGAACGGAACATAAGCAATATCATCTGTATGAAGTTACTCCTTCCTATATCGTCTACAACGTATATACCGGAGAGTACTTGGATCAATTCCAAGGCACTTATAAGATGTACTTGTCCACGATGCGAACAGAGAAAATCGATCATCTCAATTACGAAAGCCCGATCCGCGTCTATCTGAACGGCAGGCAGCTTGCCTTCCCGCAGGATCCCGTAACGCGGAATCAGCGCGTCCTCGTACCGATGCGCGTGATCTTCGAAGCCTTGGGAGCCAAGGTCAATTGGGATCCGGCAAGCGGTGATATCACGGCGGTGCGCGGCACCGATTCGATCCTGATCCGAGGCGAAACCGTCTATCTCAACGGTGAGCGGATGATGCTGGATCAGCCGCCGATCTTCTTGAACCAGACGACCCTTGTGCCGATCCGCTTCATCAGCCAAGCCTTGGGTGCGGAAGTGACCTGGGTCGGAAGGGAGAAGAGCGTGTACATCATCTTGGAACCGTGA
- a CDS encoding CoA-disulfide reductase — MAKKILIVGGVAGGATAAARLRRLDEHAQIIMFEREEQISIANCGLPYYIGGTIPLRQQLLVQTPEAMMQRFRIDIRTKSEVIAVHPERKTVTVKDSAKGTYEESYDVLLLSPGAKPILPSMPGIEDERIFTLRNIPDTDRIMDYIEKHQVKRAAVIGGGFIGIETAENLIQRGIDTTVIEAAPQILAPFDADMVTYAQKELTDHGIRLILNDRVQAFRSQPNSLIVELASGDRLGTDLVLMAIGVQPDTEFLRDSGIELGPRGHIIVNAHMQTNIPEIYAVGDAVMVSHLVHGEMTAIPLAGPANKQARIAADHICGLDSAYRGSQGTSIIKIFGLTGAATGLNERSLKQAGIDYQTVHLHPASHASYYPGAEPIALKLLFDGSGRVLGAQAFGRDGVDKRIDVIAAVMRMNGTVDDLAELELAYAPPYSSAKDPVNMAGFIAQNVLSGRTQMITADELERKDPAAITLIDVRSEAEFLFGHIEGAVNIPVDELRDRLHEIDTSKEVIVYCQVGQRGYTAARILAQRGILARNLSGGYRSYIMAKYA, encoded by the coding sequence ATGGCTAAGAAGATCCTAATCGTCGGCGGTGTTGCCGGCGGCGCCACTGCTGCAGCACGTCTGCGCAGGCTGGATGAACATGCGCAGATCATCATGTTCGAACGGGAGGAACAGATCTCCATCGCCAACTGCGGGTTGCCGTATTATATAGGCGGCACCATCCCGCTGCGCCAGCAGCTGCTTGTACAGACTCCCGAAGCGATGATGCAGCGTTTCCGCATCGATATTCGCACGAAGAGCGAAGTGATCGCCGTACATCCAGAACGCAAAACGGTAACCGTCAAAGATTCAGCTAAGGGCACCTATGAGGAAAGCTATGATGTCTTACTGCTCTCCCCCGGGGCCAAACCCATCCTTCCGTCTATGCCTGGCATAGAAGATGAGCGGATCTTCACCCTGCGCAATATCCCGGATACGGACCGCATCATGGATTACATCGAGAAGCATCAAGTGAAGCGGGCGGCTGTCATCGGCGGGGGCTTCATCGGCATCGAGACAGCGGAGAATCTCATCCAGCGCGGCATCGATACGACGGTGATCGAAGCTGCTCCCCAGATCCTCGCTCCTTTCGATGCCGATATGGTCACCTACGCACAGAAAGAACTAACGGATCACGGCATCCGTTTGATCTTAAACGACCGTGTGCAGGCCTTCCGCAGCCAGCCGAACAGTCTCATCGTAGAATTGGCTAGCGGAGACCGGCTCGGTACGGATCTTGTGCTTATGGCAATCGGAGTGCAGCCGGATACCGAATTCCTGCGTGATTCGGGGATTGAGCTTGGACCTCGCGGACATATCATCGTAAACGCGCATATGCAGACGAATATTCCCGAGATCTATGCCGTCGGCGATGCGGTGATGGTCTCCCACCTCGTCCACGGCGAGATGACGGCGATCCCGCTGGCAGGTCCGGCGAATAAGCAAGCCCGCATCGCAGCCGATCATATCTGCGGCCTGGACAGCGCTTATCGCGGCAGTCAAGGGACCTCGATCATCAAGATCTTCGGTCTTACCGGCGCGGCGACGGGCTTGAATGAGCGTTCCCTTAAACAAGCAGGAATCGATTACCAAACGGTGCATCTCCATCCGGCTTCCCATGCTTCCTATTATCCAGGCGCTGAACCCATTGCGCTGAAGCTGCTCTTCGACGGCAGCGGCCGCGTTCTCGGCGCGCAAGCCTTCGGCCGGGATGGCGTGGACAAACGCATCGATGTCATCGCCGCGGTGATGCGTATGAACGGCACCGTCGACGATCTCGCAGAATTAGAACTGGCCTATGCACCGCCCTATTCCTCGGCCAAAGATCCAGTGAATATGGCGGGATTCATCGCCCAGAATGTGCTGTCGGGCCGAACCCAGATGATCACCGCCGATGAACTGGAGCGCAAGGACCCAGCTGCGATCACCCTCATCGATGTTCGCAGTGAAGCGGAGTTCCTCTTCGGCCACATCGAGGGTGCGGTGAACATCCCGGTGGATGAGCTGCGCGATCGCCTGCATGAGATCGACACTTCGAAGGAAGTAATCGTATACTGTCAAGTGGGACAGAGAGGCTACACCGCAGCCCGCATCCTCGCCCAGCGGGGAATCCTTGCGCGCAATCTCTCGGGCGGTTACCGCAGTTATATCATGGCAAAGTATGCTTAA
- a CDS encoding fructosamine kinase family protein, which produces MKQESIRKALEETIGSRIRTIHEVQGGDIGVSLYVEAQDEQYFVKYRDDLSADVFLCEAEGLAVLQQSGGLSVPAVHYAGAIPGQTGGMIVLEWIERGPKTDSAEELLGQGLAAVHRQASVTGQYGFKQNNYIGVLPQSNRWDSSWVNFYREQRLLPLIKMAEEQGRLTEIRRKRFRQLLNKLDTYLADEGKPNLLHGDLWGGNWLADLDRKPILIDPAVYYGNREVELAFTELFGGFSHRFYAAYQEAYPLLPDYEERKPLYQLYYLMVHLIHFGEAYGPSVDRVLARYT; this is translated from the coding sequence ATGAAACAGGAGAGTATACGAAAGGCTCTTGAAGAGACCATCGGATCGAGGATCCGCACGATTCATGAGGTTCAAGGAGGCGATATCGGAGTATCGCTGTATGTAGAAGCTCAAGATGAGCAATATTTTGTCAAGTACCGTGATGATCTGTCTGCGGATGTTTTCCTCTGTGAGGCAGAAGGACTTGCGGTGCTGCAACAGTCGGGAGGACTTTCCGTCCCGGCGGTTCATTATGCGGGAGCGATCCCTGGGCAGACGGGAGGGATGATCGTCCTCGAATGGATCGAAAGGGGGCCGAAAACCGATTCCGCAGAAGAGCTGCTCGGTCAAGGGTTGGCCGCAGTACATCGCCAAGCTTCGGTCACGGGACAATACGGCTTTAAGCAGAACAACTATATCGGCGTATTGCCGCAGTCGAACCGCTGGGACTCCTCGTGGGTGAACTTCTATCGTGAGCAAAGACTGCTTCCGCTGATTAAGATGGCCGAAGAGCAGGGACGGCTGACGGAAATCAGACGGAAGAGATTCCGTCAATTGCTCAACAAGCTGGATACATACCTCGCAGATGAAGGTAAGCCCAACTTGCTTCACGGCGATCTGTGGGGCGGCAACTGGCTCGCCGACCTCGATAGAAAGCCGATTCTTATCGACCCTGCCGTCTACTATGGCAATCGTGAGGTCGAGCTAGCCTTTACCGAGCTTTTCGGCGGCTTCTCGCACCGATTCTATGCTGCCTATCAGGAGGCATACCCGCTGTTGCCTGATTATGAGGAGCGCAAACCTTTATATCAGCTCTATTATCTTATGGTTCATCTGATTCACTTCGGCGAAGCATATGGACCTTCTGTGGACCGGGTTTTGGCTCGCTACACTTAA
- a CDS encoding Gmad2 immunoglobulin-like domain-containing protein: MRHLWKMRKLMVIVAALLLMLTACMGGSKNNVNEPENGTTPPVQENEAVKGSEIAQLAIEGEIIDKTDTSLIVTTYMEQGGEDYIDAYALTVDEETVISDASGATVDYTELTIGSRVEAWSVGPVAESYPMQAEAAKIVLLEEQSELPVSRADAVRAALKAQTELTGPWSVKEVSLSEEQDYWTVVLVHHMYIDEPVTVRVDAEDAEILPNIAAENEAFRIYSPKPDTVVDNTFVVEGEARVFEGAFRWMLEDGHRILQEGYADAEAGAPAWGRFQFEVSYDKASQPNLMLIVYVSSAKDGSMQDELIIPLKAQEEHIEYNSESIE; this comes from the coding sequence ATGAGACATCTATGGAAGATGAGAAAGTTGATGGTGATCGTCGCCGCATTGCTCTTAATGTTGACGGCTTGTATGGGAGGCAGTAAGAACAACGTGAACGAACCAGAGAATGGGACTACTCCTCCGGTTCAAGAGAATGAAGCTGTCAAGGGTTCTGAGATCGCTCAGCTGGCGATCGAAGGGGAGATCATCGATAAGACGGATACGAGCCTCATCGTCACCACCTATATGGAACAAGGCGGTGAGGATTATATCGACGCCTACGCGCTTACCGTGGATGAGGAGACGGTGATCAGCGACGCATCAGGAGCAACCGTCGACTATACGGAACTGACGATTGGCTCACGCGTGGAAGCATGGTCTGTTGGACCTGTTGCCGAATCTTATCCGATGCAGGCGGAGGCAGCCAAGATCGTGCTGCTGGAGGAGCAAAGCGAACTTCCTGTATCTAGGGCGGATGCCGTGCGCGCGGCGCTTAAAGCCCAGACAGAGCTGACCGGTCCTTGGTCAGTGAAGGAAGTTTCCCTGAGCGAGGAGCAGGACTATTGGACGGTCGTCCTCGTGCATCATATGTATATCGATGAACCCGTGACCGTGCGCGTCGATGCGGAGGATGCTGAGATCCTGCCGAATATCGCTGCGGAGAACGAAGCATTCCGCATCTATTCCCCTAAACCGGACACCGTCGTCGACAATACGTTCGTCGTAGAAGGAGAAGCGCGTGTATTCGAAGGAGCATTCCGTTGGATGCTGGAAGACGGGCATCGCATCCTGCAGGAGGGATATGCCGATGCTGAGGCCGGTGCTCCCGCATGGGGCAGGTTTCAGTTTGAAGTGAGCTACGACAAGGCTTCGCAGCCGAACCTCATGCTGATTGTCTATGTCAGCAGTGCGAAGGATGGCAGCATGCAGGATGAGTTGATTATCCCGCTCAAAGCACAAGAAGAACACATCGAATACAACAGCGAGAGCATCGAATAA
- a CDS encoding metal ABC transporter permease produces the protein MSYTAWILLTASLVGLSCSLIGVFLILRKMAMMADAISHTVLLGIVIAYLITRGLSGVHMLIGAAIAGLVTAILVQWLSNRGVQEDASIGVVFTTLFAIGVILISTSVGNVHLDVQHALMGEIAFIPWKTVSFPFIGEIPEATLLLLIVLIVILAMILAFYKEWKITSFDPGLAASLGIPVAAMHYLFMGLVSVTTVASFDAVGAIMVVAMLITPAASAYLWTDRLPVMLVLSSIFGIASAFIGYYMAYLLDTSISASMAFATGLIFLFSFLFSPVHGLLGKKIQPAANDATIDG, from the coding sequence TTGAGTTATACCGCTTGGATCTTGTTAACCGCTTCGCTGGTTGGTCTGTCCTGCAGTTTGATCGGTGTATTCTTAATCCTGCGCAAGATGGCGATGATGGCGGATGCGATCAGTCATACGGTGCTGCTCGGCATCGTCATTGCCTATTTGATCACACGCGGCCTGAGCGGGGTCCACATGCTCATCGGGGCGGCGATCGCCGGCCTCGTTACGGCGATCTTGGTTCAGTGGCTCTCGAACCGCGGAGTTCAGGAGGATGCCTCGATCGGCGTTGTGTTTACCACGCTTTTTGCCATCGGCGTAATCCTGATCTCCACCTCCGTCGGCAATGTGCATCTGGATGTCCAGCATGCGCTGATGGGGGAGATCGCATTCATCCCTTGGAAGACAGTCTCCTTTCCTTTTATCGGTGAGATCCCGGAGGCGACACTGCTGCTCTTGATCGTCCTCATCGTGATCCTAGCGATGATCTTGGCCTTCTACAAGGAGTGGAAGATCACCTCCTTTGATCCGGGCTTAGCAGCGAGCCTCGGCATCCCGGTTGCGGCGATGCATTATCTGTTCATGGGACTGGTATCCGTGACGACGGTGGCTTCCTTTGATGCCGTAGGTGCCATAATGGTCGTCGCCATGCTCATCACGCCGGCGGCGTCGGCTTATCTGTGGACGGATCGGCTGCCTGTGATGCTGGTGTTGAGCAGCATCTTCGGCATCGCTTCCGCCTTCATCGGCTACTATATGGCTTACCTGTTGGATACCTCGATTTCCGCCTCCATGGCCTTCGCCACGGGACTGATCTTCCTCTTCAGCTTCCTGTTCTCGCCGGTGCATGGATTGCTGGGGAAGAAGATCCAACCCGCAGCAAACGACGCGACGATCGATGGATGA
- a CDS encoding metal ABC transporter permease: MPILLSSNTQWVLFSTMLLGTAAGMIGCLAYWKKQSLMSDSLSHAALPGIVITFMIIGEKNLLLLIIGAGISALVGAYLIQWVTQASRIKEDTAMGIVLSVFFGFGIMLLTIVNRTTGGNQAGLDKFIFGQAATMLRSDVYMMMVLALVVVLIITLSFKEWKIYLFDPNFAKGQGLSIKGMNAAYTALLVMTIVMGIQAVGVILMAAMLIIPAVSARYWTNSFARMLLLSASFGGLSGAIGTLVSTLGSGWPTGPFIVVTAAGIFALSILFGLRKGWLTQSVEHRMKKKQVSRAAPVSRHLIKEEH, translated from the coding sequence ATGCCCATCCTGTTGTCTAGCAATACGCAATGGGTATTGTTCAGCACGATGCTGCTGGGAACAGCCGCCGGTATGATCGGCTGCCTTGCCTATTGGAAGAAGCAGAGCCTCATGAGTGACTCTCTCTCCCATGCTGCCTTGCCCGGCATCGTCATCACCTTCATGATCATCGGAGAGAAGAACCTCCTGCTCTTGATCATCGGTGCCGGGATCAGTGCGCTGGTCGGCGCTTATCTGATTCAATGGGTCACACAGGCGAGCCGGATCAAGGAAGATACCGCGATGGGCATCGTTCTGTCCGTCTTCTTCGGGTTCGGAATCATGCTGCTTACCATCGTCAATCGCACAACAGGCGGCAATCAAGCGGGATTGGATAAATTCATCTTCGGCCAAGCCGCCACGATGCTGCGTTCGGATGTCTATATGATGATGGTCCTGGCCCTGGTGGTGGTCTTGATCATCACACTCTCGTTCAAAGAATGGAAGATCTACTTATTCGATCCGAACTTCGCGAAAGGGCAGGGTCTATCGATCAAGGGGATGAATGCGGCATATACGGCGCTGCTTGTGATGACGATCGTGATGGGAATTCAAGCGGTCGGCGTCATCTTGATGGCGGCGATGCTGATCATCCCGGCGGTCAGTGCGAGATATTGGACCAATTCCTTCGCGCGCATGCTCCTGCTGTCTGCTTCCTTCGGAGGGTTGTCCGGTGCAATCGGCACGCTGGTAAGCACCCTGGGCTCCGGCTGGCCAACGGGTCCCTTCATCGTTGTGACCGCCGCCGGCATCTTCGCCCTGTCCATCCTTTTCGGCCTTCGCAAGGGATGGCTTACGCAGTCGGTGGAACACAGGATGAAGAAGAAGCAAGTGAGCCGGGCAGCGCCCGTATCCCGACACTTGATTAAGGAGGAGCATTAA
- a CDS encoding fumarylacetoacetate hydrolase family protein, producing the protein MNEIRNIYCVGRNYRLHAAELGNEIPESPLIFLKPTHALVPMDGGVIELPADHGAIHYEAELVIRIGGAFVPGASVSELIDAFALGLDLTLRDLQHELKSKQHPWLAAKGFRHAAPITKFHQLTGDPMRELSACSYSLRINGEERQRGQIDEMIFGLDQLIQHIGSFYGLGPGDVIFTGTPAGVGPIEDGDLMELYWGEELIGSARMRIASS; encoded by the coding sequence ATGAATGAGATTCGCAATATCTACTGCGTGGGCAGAAACTATCGGCTGCATGCGGCTGAACTGGGCAATGAGATTCCCGAAAGCCCGCTGATCTTCCTTAAGCCGACCCATGCGCTTGTGCCGATGGACGGCGGAGTGATTGAACTGCCGGCAGACCATGGCGCGATCCATTATGAAGCTGAACTCGTCATTCGCATCGGCGGCGCCTTCGTCCCTGGAGCCAGTGTCTCCGAGCTTATCGATGCTTTCGCCCTCGGACTCGATCTCACGCTAAGGGATCTGCAGCATGAATTGAAGAGCAAGCAGCATCCATGGCTTGCCGCGAAGGGTTTCCGGCATGCTGCACCGATCACAAAGTTTCATCAACTTACCGGTGATCCGATGCGGGAATTGTCGGCCTGCTCTTACTCACTTCGCATCAACGGCGAAGAGCGGCAGCGCGGACAGATCGATGAGATGATCTTCGGATTGGATCAATTGATCCAGCATATCGGCAGCTTCTACGGCCTGGGACCGGGGGATGTGATCTTCACCGGCACGCCGGCCGGTGTAGGCCCGATCGAGGACGGCGACCTGATGGAGCTGTATTGGGGAGAGGAGCTCATCGGTTCTGCGAGGATGAGGATCGCTTCCTCCTAA